One window of Erwinia aphidicola genomic DNA carries:
- a CDS encoding DMT family transporter — translation MSAFLSRYKFAVNPQEGVLILITMIWGGTFLAVHHAMTVSGPFFFIGVRFATAALLLGAICWRVLRGVTWYEIKAGALIGLAIGCGYGLQTYGMQTISSSKSAFITALYVPLVPLLQWMFLGRMPGLMSWVGIVLAFSGLLLLAGPDGGELAFNAGEIATLLSTLAIAAEIILISASAGKVNVQRVTVIQLAAASLFGFLMMVPNGESLPPFSPYLLYSAVGLGVASALIQVTMNWAQRSVSPTRATVIYAGEPVWAGIVGRIAGERLPAVALLGGALIVLGVLISELKLKKRNKSALS, via the coding sequence ATGTCTGCTTTTCTCTCTCGTTATAAATTCGCCGTCAACCCGCAGGAAGGGGTGCTGATCCTCATTACCATGATTTGGGGCGGGACCTTTCTTGCCGTGCATCATGCAATGACCGTCAGCGGGCCGTTCTTTTTTATTGGCGTACGCTTTGCAACGGCCGCGCTGCTGCTGGGGGCGATCTGCTGGCGCGTGCTGCGCGGGGTGACCTGGTATGAGATCAAAGCCGGTGCGCTGATAGGCCTGGCGATTGGCTGCGGCTACGGCCTGCAAACCTACGGCATGCAGACCATCTCCAGCAGTAAATCGGCGTTTATTACCGCGCTGTATGTGCCGCTGGTTCCGCTACTGCAGTGGATGTTTCTCGGCAGAATGCCGGGGCTGATGTCGTGGGTGGGCATCGTCCTGGCGTTTAGCGGCCTGCTGCTGCTGGCCGGGCCGGACGGCGGCGAACTGGCGTTTAATGCGGGGGAGATTGCCACGCTGCTCAGCACGCTGGCCATCGCCGCCGAAATCATTTTGATCAGCGCCAGTGCCGGCAAGGTGAACGTTCAGCGCGTCACGGTGATCCAGCTGGCTGCCGCGTCGCTGTTTGGCTTTCTGATGATGGTGCCCAACGGAGAGTCGCTGCCGCCGTTCAGCCCGTACCTGCTGTACAGCGCGGTCGGGTTGGGGGTCGCCAGCGCGTTGATTCAGGTCACGATGAACTGGGCGCAGCGCAGCGTATCGCCAACGCGTGCCACGGTGATTTATGCCGGTGAACCGGTGTGGGCAGGGATTGTTGGGCGTATTGCCGGGGAGCGCCTGCCCGCCGTTGCGCTGCTGGGCGGGGCGCTGATTGTGTTGGGCGTATTAATCAGCGAATTGAAGCTGAAAAAACGCAATAAATCGGCGCTATCGTAG
- a CDS encoding NAD-dependent succinate-semialdehyde dehydrogenase yields MSYQTINPASNELIKSWPSHSDSDVEKALATADQLYHSAWSKGPIQPRLQVLKKLADLIDSRVDELAKTASIEMGKLIAQSKGEVELCAQIARYYAENAERFLAPTRYPSELGEAWVENHPIGVLVAVEPWNFPFYQLMRVLAPNLAAGNPVLAKHAPNVPHCATLFEELVTEAGAPAGAWTNLFASNDQIATLIADDRVQGAALTGSERAGSAVAQQAGKYLKKTTLELGGNDVFVVLDDCDLDKAVKAGVGARLSNCGQVCTAAKRFLVHEKVADSFIEKLSAAFKDVKIGDPLDASTTLGPLSSADARDRLQKQVEQAKAKGATVLLGGAPVAGEGCFYQPTILTGITRDNPAYFEEFFGPVAQVYVVKDDDEVVKLANDSHYGLGGAVFSRDIPRARALASRIETGMVYINSASNTAAELPFGGVKRSGYGRELSDLGIKEFVNQKLVVISNDE; encoded by the coding sequence ATGTCCTATCAGACAATCAATCCTGCAAGTAACGAGCTCATTAAATCCTGGCCTTCCCACAGCGACAGCGACGTCGAAAAAGCGCTGGCGACTGCGGACCAGCTCTATCATTCAGCATGGTCAAAAGGTCCGATCCAGCCGCGTTTGCAGGTGCTAAAAAAGCTGGCTGACCTGATCGACAGCCGCGTCGACGAACTGGCTAAGACCGCCAGCATTGAAATGGGCAAACTGATCGCCCAGAGCAAAGGCGAGGTTGAACTCTGCGCGCAGATCGCCCGTTATTATGCCGAGAATGCCGAGCGCTTTCTCGCCCCCACCCGCTACCCGAGTGAACTGGGTGAAGCCTGGGTAGAAAATCATCCGATCGGTGTTCTGGTGGCGGTTGAGCCGTGGAACTTCCCGTTCTACCAGCTGATGCGCGTACTGGCCCCTAACCTGGCAGCGGGTAACCCGGTGCTGGCGAAGCATGCCCCTAACGTGCCGCACTGCGCCACGCTGTTTGAGGAGCTGGTAACAGAAGCCGGCGCGCCCGCCGGGGCCTGGACCAACCTGTTTGCCAGCAACGATCAGATTGCCACACTGATTGCCGACGATCGCGTGCAGGGTGCCGCGCTGACCGGTTCTGAACGTGCCGGTAGCGCCGTGGCGCAGCAGGCCGGTAAATATCTGAAGAAAACCACCCTTGAACTGGGCGGTAATGACGTCTTCGTGGTGCTTGACGACTGCGATCTGGACAAAGCGGTGAAGGCCGGGGTTGGCGCGCGTCTCAGCAACTGTGGCCAGGTCTGTACCGCTGCTAAACGCTTCCTGGTGCATGAAAAAGTGGCCGATAGCTTTATCGAGAAGCTAAGCGCGGCGTTTAAGGATGTAAAAATCGGCGATCCGCTTGACGCCAGCACCACCCTCGGCCCGCTCTCATCAGCCGATGCCCGCGATCGCTTGCAGAAGCAGGTTGAACAGGCGAAAGCTAAAGGTGCCACGGTGCTGCTGGGTGGCGCACCGGTAGCGGGTGAAGGCTGCTTCTACCAGCCGACCATTCTGACCGGCATTACGCGTGACAACCCGGCCTACTTCGAAGAGTTCTTTGGCCCGGTGGCGCAGGTCTACGTGGTGAAAGATGACGATGAAGTGGTGAAGCTGGCCAATGATTCCCACTACGGTCTGGGCGGTGCGGTATTTAGCCGCGATATCCCGCGTGCCAGGGCGCTGGCCTCGCGCATCGAGACCGGCATGGTTTATATCAACTCGGCAAGTAACACTGCAGCCGAGCTGCCATTTGGTGGCGTTAAGCGTTCCGGCTATGGCCGCGAGCTCTCCGACCTTGGCATTAAAGAGTTTGTGAATCAGAAACTGGTGGTGATCAGTAACGACGAATAA
- a CDS encoding 3-hydroxyacyl-CoA dehydrogenase NAD-binding domain-containing protein has translation MKNNRQQLRGRGGIALARQGTILIATLDNPPVNAISAAVRTALQALLLQLSHDDEIAALLLLGRGGHFSAGADIREFSQARPPPALRDLCDQLEASDKLVVAAISGNALGGGLELAMAAHYRLALPDARLGLPEIRLGLLPGAGGSQRSVRLTGVKAALDMMLGGDLLSGEQALAIGLVDRQGHNAREDGLTWIRELLAAGGEVRRSATTSARAESRESVQAALSAARAQLALQFRGLFSPALIIDCVEAASCSTFAAGCRFEAAQFQRCLFSPQHRALVHIFLAEKRAAKFPLPPGVTPASFSAAGVIGGGTMGAGIAVVMLNAGLQVTLIERDALSLEGGLARIRGYFQRQIAKMRLTPGEVQSRLARLQGTLELSALQPADLVVEAVTEDLAVKQALFRQLAVHCRADALLASNSSYLSITQIAAGTACASHSLGLHFFSPAPVMRLLEVIAPESVPQRIVASAFSLARRLGKIAVRSGICDGFIGNRIMSVTRRAAEAMLVDGASPYEIDSALRGFGFAMGPFETSDLAGGDIGWATRRRRAATRDARERYVSIADRLCEQGWLGQKTGRGWYRYAAGEKNGLPDPEVLAVVDAERRRANIVPRSFSPPEIVRRYLLAMINEGAKVVEEGIARCPGDVDVVMVAGFGFPRYRGGPLFYADTLGLDRVVRDLTRFAEEDPHFWRPAALLLQRAKQGRPISQA, from the coding sequence ATGAAAAACAACCGTCAGCAGCTACGCGGGCGTGGGGGAATAGCGCTGGCGCGTCAGGGGACGATTTTGATCGCCACCCTTGATAATCCACCGGTCAACGCCATCAGCGCAGCGGTGCGCACTGCGCTTCAGGCGCTACTGCTGCAGCTGAGTCACGATGATGAGATTGCGGCACTGCTGCTGCTGGGTCGCGGTGGCCACTTTTCGGCAGGAGCCGATATTCGGGAATTTAGTCAGGCCCGCCCGCCGCCCGCACTGCGCGATCTCTGCGACCAGCTGGAAGCCAGCGATAAGCTGGTGGTGGCGGCAATTTCCGGCAACGCACTTGGCGGCGGGCTGGAGCTGGCGATGGCGGCCCACTATCGGCTGGCACTGCCCGACGCGCGTCTGGGGCTGCCGGAAATCAGGCTCGGCCTGCTGCCGGGCGCCGGGGGCAGCCAGCGCAGCGTGCGGCTGACAGGCGTAAAGGCGGCGCTCGACATGATGCTCGGCGGTGATCTGCTCTCGGGTGAACAGGCGCTGGCGATCGGGCTGGTAGATCGCCAGGGGCATAATGCGCGCGAAGATGGCCTGACATGGATCCGCGAACTGCTGGCGGCAGGCGGGGAAGTGCGCCGCAGCGCGACGACAAGCGCCAGAGCAGAGAGCCGCGAGTCGGTGCAGGCAGCGCTCAGCGCCGCGCGTGCGCAGCTGGCGCTACAGTTCAGGGGGCTGTTCTCTCCCGCGCTGATTATTGACTGCGTGGAGGCGGCCAGCTGCAGTACATTTGCCGCGGGCTGTCGCTTCGAAGCGGCACAGTTTCAGCGCTGCCTCTTCAGCCCTCAGCACCGCGCGCTGGTGCACATTTTTCTGGCGGAGAAAAGAGCAGCAAAATTTCCTCTGCCGCCGGGGGTTACGCCAGCAAGCTTCAGCGCTGCGGGGGTAATTGGCGGGGGAACGATGGGGGCGGGTATCGCGGTGGTGATGCTGAACGCCGGTCTGCAGGTCACTCTGATTGAGCGTGACGCGCTGAGCCTGGAGGGCGGGCTGGCGCGCATCAGGGGCTATTTCCAGCGCCAGATCGCGAAAATGCGGCTGACGCCAGGCGAAGTGCAGAGCCGGCTGGCGCGACTGCAGGGGACGCTTGAGCTGAGCGCGTTGCAACCTGCCGATCTGGTTGTCGAAGCGGTGACGGAAGATCTGGCCGTTAAACAGGCGCTGTTTCGCCAGTTAGCCGTTCACTGCCGCGCCGATGCGCTGTTGGCCAGCAATAGCTCCTACCTCTCTATTACCCAGATAGCGGCGGGAACCGCCTGCGCCAGCCACAGCCTGGGGCTGCATTTCTTTTCTCCCGCGCCGGTCATGCGGCTGCTGGAGGTGATCGCCCCGGAGAGCGTCCCGCAGCGTATTGTTGCCAGTGCGTTCAGTCTGGCACGGCGGCTGGGCAAAATAGCGGTGCGCAGCGGCATCTGCGATGGCTTTATCGGCAACCGTATTATGTCTGTGACTCGCCGGGCTGCCGAGGCCATGCTGGTGGACGGGGCCTCACCGTATGAGATTGACAGCGCGCTGCGCGGCTTTGGCTTTGCTATGGGGCCGTTTGAAACCAGCGATCTGGCCGGTGGTGACATCGGCTGGGCCACGCGCAGGCGGCGCGCGGCGACCCGCGATGCGCGCGAGCGCTATGTCAGCATTGCCGACCGCCTGTGCGAACAGGGATGGCTGGGGCAAAAAACCGGGCGTGGATGGTATCGCTACGCTGCGGGCGAGAAAAACGGGCTACCTGACCCTGAAGTGCTGGCCGTGGTTGATGCCGAGCGCCGCCGGGCAAATATTGTGCCGCGCAGCTTCAGCCCGCCTGAGATTGTTCGACGCTACCTGCTGGCAATGATCAATGAGGGGGCAAAAGTGGTGGAAGAGGGCATCGCCCGCTGTCCGGGAGATGTGGATGTGGTCATGGTCGCGGGCTTTGGCTTCCCCCGCTATCGGGGCGGCCCGCTGTTTTACGCCGACACCCTTGGGCTGGACCGGGTAGTGCGTGATTTAACCCGATTTGCGGAGGAAGATCCCCACTTCTGGCGTCCCGCAGCACTGCTGTTGCAGCGGGCCAAACAGGGCCGGCCCATTTCTCAGGCCTGA
- a CDS encoding YccJ family protein, translating to MLTQKSKEHHVGEFASVRNTSKEIAEAIFEVANYDEKLAEQIWEQQGSDEVLIRAFEKTDQDVLTWDSKVVERRNV from the coding sequence ATGCTAACGCAGAAATCGAAAGAACATCACGTCGGGGAATTTGCATCCGTCCGTAATACCTCTAAGGAGATTGCTGAGGCTATTTTCGAAGTGGCAAATTACGATGAAAAGCTCGCTGAGCAGATCTGGGAGCAGCAGGGTAGCGACGAAGTCCTTATTCGCGCCTTCGAAAAAACGGATCAGGACGTTCTGACCTGGGACAGCAAAGTGGTTGAGCGCAGGAACGTTTAA
- a CDS encoding CaiB/BaiF CoA transferase family protein has protein sequence MTALTTGSLAGIRVIDLSRVLGGPWCGQLLGDHGADVIKVEPPQGDETRRWGPPFKQGVAAYYLGLNRNKRRGPSLDLSQQSGRETLFELLADADVLIENFKTGTMERWGIGYESLARRFPRLIHCRVSGFGGDGPLGGLVGYDAALQAMSGIMSVNGEADSGGVRVGIPIVDQSAGMNAAIGILLALFERTRSGLGQFIEASLYDTALSMLHPYSTNWLTSQQPPQRSGNAHISVYPYDVFPMGGVAVFIGAGNDRQFHTLCECLQAPELAGDERFATPAARSVNRRQLRTLLIAQLAGYDGAEFSERLLRAGVPSAPLLTVDAALSHPHTLHRKMIIRIGDGYCGVASPIKLSRTPASYRLAPPIKS, from the coding sequence ATGACGGCGTTAACCACAGGTTCACTGGCGGGGATCCGCGTTATCGATCTCTCGCGCGTGCTGGGGGGGCCCTGGTGCGGCCAGCTGCTGGGCGATCACGGTGCCGACGTGATAAAAGTCGAGCCGCCGCAGGGCGATGAAACCCGCCGCTGGGGGCCGCCTTTCAAACAGGGGGTGGCGGCGTACTACCTGGGTCTTAACCGCAATAAACGCCGCGGTCCATCTCTGGATTTATCGCAGCAGAGCGGGCGCGAAACGCTGTTTGAGCTGCTGGCCGATGCGGATGTGCTGATTGAAAACTTCAAGACCGGCACGATGGAGAGGTGGGGAATAGGCTATGAGAGCCTGGCAAGGCGCTTTCCGCGCCTGATCCACTGCCGCGTGTCGGGTTTTGGTGGCGATGGTCCGCTCGGCGGATTAGTCGGCTATGACGCCGCGCTACAGGCGATGAGCGGCATAATGAGCGTCAACGGCGAAGCAGACAGCGGTGGCGTACGCGTCGGGATACCGATAGTCGACCAGTCTGCCGGGATGAATGCGGCCATCGGTATTCTGCTGGCGCTGTTTGAGCGCACCCGCAGCGGGCTGGGGCAGTTTATTGAAGCCAGCCTGTATGATACCGCGCTCTCGATGCTGCATCCCTATTCGACTAACTGGCTCACCAGCCAGCAGCCGCCGCAGCGCAGCGGCAATGCCCATATCAGCGTCTATCCCTATGACGTTTTCCCAATGGGTGGCGTGGCGGTATTTATTGGCGCAGGCAACGACAGGCAGTTTCACACGCTGTGTGAATGCCTGCAGGCGCCCGAGCTGGCAGGCGATGAGCGCTTTGCTACCCCTGCCGCGCGCTCGGTAAACCGGCGACAGCTGCGCACTTTACTGATTGCGCAGCTGGCTGGCTATGACGGAGCCGAATTTTCAGAGCGGCTGCTAAGGGCGGGGGTGCCCAGCGCGCCGCTGCTCACGGTTGATGCCGCCCTGTCACATCCGCACACCCTCCACCGTAAGATGATCATCCGTATCGGTGACGGCTATTGTGGCGTCGCCTCGCCGATTAAGCTCAGCCGCACCCCGGCCAGCTATCGCCTGGCGCCGCCGATAAAGTCGTAA
- the wrbA gene encoding NAD(P)H:quinone oxidoreductase — protein sequence MQDEERVKARILVLYYSMYGHIETMAQAVAEGAKRVSGAEVTIKRVPETMDATRFAEVGGKTGQAAAEATPDELAQYDAILLGTPTRFGNMAGQMRSFLDRTGGLWASGALYGKLASVFASTGTGGGQEQTITSTWTTLAHHGMVIVPIGYGTKELFDISQVRGGTPYGATTIAGGDGSRQPSAEELNIARYQGEYVAGLAVKLNG from the coding sequence ATGCAAGACGAAGAACGTGTTAAGGCAAGAATACTGGTGCTCTATTACTCAATGTACGGCCACATTGAGACCATGGCTCAGGCCGTCGCCGAAGGCGCAAAACGCGTTTCCGGCGCCGAAGTCACTATCAAGCGCGTACCGGAGACCATGGATGCCACCCGCTTCGCCGAGGTGGGCGGCAAAACCGGGCAGGCTGCCGCAGAAGCCACCCCGGATGAACTGGCGCAGTATGATGCCATTCTGCTTGGCACCCCTACCCGCTTCGGCAATATGGCCGGGCAGATGCGCAGCTTCCTTGACCGAACCGGCGGGCTGTGGGCATCGGGCGCGCTGTACGGCAAGCTTGCCAGCGTGTTTGCCTCCACCGGCACCGGCGGCGGTCAGGAACAGACCATCACTTCAACCTGGACGACCCTTGCCCACCACGGCATGGTGATTGTCCCCATCGGATACGGTACCAAAGAGCTGTTTGATATTTCGCAGGTGCGCGGAGGAACGCCCTACGGTGCTACCACCATTGCCGGAGGCGATGGTTCACGTCAACCCAGTGCCGAAGAGCTGAATATTGCCCGCTATCAGGGTGAGTACGTTGCCGGGCTGGCGGTAAAACTTAACGGATAA
- a CDS encoding DUF4145 domain-containing protein, with translation MSWVCSHCNHASVIREGDTKDAHFDFSTSDGFKRYTVEGVKCPNPDCLRATVSLKINSLYNFSGVISTTNEVPTHIPIIPSNLVPNIKNYPDYIPSVIRQDYQEACSIVELSPKSSATLARRALQGMIRDFWQLKEENLSKAIKALEGKVDSNIWDAIDGVRKVGNIGAHMERDINTIVEVSPDEAMLLIEMIEMLLDEWYIARHDRDQRADKMKKLADEKQAARKPQNP, from the coding sequence ATGTCTTGGGTGTGTTCACACTGTAATCATGCGTCCGTTATCAGAGAAGGTGATACTAAAGATGCTCATTTCGACTTTTCAACCAGCGATGGTTTTAAACGTTATACTGTTGAGGGTGTAAAATGTCCCAATCCAGATTGTTTAAGAGCGACCGTATCACTCAAGATCAACTCGCTTTATAATTTTTCTGGTGTAATATCAACTACTAATGAAGTACCCACTCATATCCCTATCATCCCTTCTAATCTGGTACCAAACATAAAGAATTACCCTGACTATATACCCTCCGTGATCAGGCAGGACTATCAAGAAGCGTGCTCCATAGTCGAATTATCACCGAAGTCCTCAGCTACTTTAGCAAGACGCGCATTGCAGGGTATGATCAGAGACTTTTGGCAGCTTAAAGAAGAAAATTTAAGCAAAGCAATAAAGGCTCTTGAAGGTAAAGTAGACAGTAATATTTGGGACGCAATCGATGGTGTCAGGAAGGTTGGTAACATCGGCGCTCACATGGAGAGAGACATCAACACTATTGTTGAAGTGAGTCCCGATGAGGCAATGTTACTTATTGAAATGATAGAGATGCTTTTGGATGAGTGGTATATAGCAAGACACGATAGAGATCAGCGGGCTGACAAGATGAAAAAGTTAGCAGATGAAAAGCAAGCAGCCAGAAAACCGCAGAATCCATAA
- a CDS encoding recombinase family protein: MIPAGSLIVLENFDRSSRADIDSASDDIRQILRKDVEILTLGDNERYDKSSLSDPIRLIKHILIAERAHQESVVKQARTVAVWKAKTDKAVMSGLPMGKQTPGWIEISSDRQSFTVIEDKAAIVRIIFQMRLAGHSMFAICKYLNENNYPTINDRKVRISKTIKPACGNWSAISVKHILTSRSVIGYLPAKFSTLDRKIILRDEIPDYYPKIIDDQTFSAVQTLLEQGGKGRLAAGEHWQYVNIFRTLLSCRCGLTMTPSGIRKPVYQGTYRCTGMHEGRCKYGSVSRKKLDTVLCTRLFSKLSQLYDSNTDQSQINDLKRRLHMVDRELQTLTETLLQLPNITQIRDALADKQRDKESIQSELRRETMRIASVTDLDLSKLNLENVQGRGGQGRAGQGRAGQGRAEAHVIIKKLVKRITVDGREKLVDVYLHNGNVIKGFSLEGERNLTLTFEQATDDTPDQDFIAVMGKELPKVFPAEEFKGRGNPDFIEWPEADEPDYPNAQGDKNE, translated from the coding sequence GTGATACCAGCGGGTAGTCTTATCGTACTGGAAAACTTTGATCGTTCCAGTCGTGCGGATATTGATAGCGCCAGTGATGATATCAGGCAGATTCTTAGAAAGGATGTTGAAATTCTGACCTTGGGTGACAATGAACGTTACGACAAATCGTCACTTAGTGACCCTATCCGTCTAATCAAACACATCCTTATTGCTGAAAGGGCGCACCAAGAGTCTGTAGTCAAACAGGCCCGAACTGTTGCTGTCTGGAAAGCCAAAACTGATAAAGCAGTCATGTCAGGCTTACCTATGGGGAAACAGACACCAGGCTGGATAGAAATAAGCTCAGACAGGCAATCATTCACCGTGATTGAAGACAAAGCAGCCATTGTCAGAATCATATTTCAGATGCGTTTAGCGGGTCACAGCATGTTTGCCATCTGCAAATATCTTAACGAAAACAACTATCCCACGATTAATGATCGTAAAGTCCGTATCTCAAAAACGATCAAGCCTGCTTGCGGAAACTGGTCAGCCATATCTGTTAAGCACATACTGACTTCGCGCAGCGTTATCGGTTACCTTCCCGCCAAGTTCAGCACACTGGATAGAAAGATAATCCTGCGTGATGAGATACCCGACTATTACCCCAAGATTATTGACGATCAAACGTTCAGTGCTGTTCAAACGCTTCTTGAACAGGGAGGGAAGGGGAGGCTGGCAGCAGGTGAACACTGGCAATACGTTAATATCTTCAGGACATTGTTAAGTTGCAGATGTGGCCTGACGATGACACCTTCAGGTATCCGTAAACCTGTTTACCAGGGTACATACAGATGCACTGGTATGCATGAAGGACGCTGTAAATATGGTTCAGTGTCCCGTAAAAAGCTTGATACAGTACTCTGTACCAGACTGTTCAGCAAGCTTAGCCAGCTCTATGACAGCAACACAGACCAGTCACAGATAAACGATCTGAAACGCAGGCTTCATATGGTTGACCGAGAACTACAGACTCTCACAGAGACCCTGCTACAACTCCCCAATATCACCCAGATACGTGATGCGCTTGCAGATAAACAACGTGATAAAGAGTCTATTCAGTCTGAGCTGAGGCGTGAAACCATGCGCATTGCATCGGTCACAGACTTGGATTTATCAAAGCTTAACCTTGAGAATGTGCAGGGCAGGGGAGGGCAGGGCAGGGCAGGGCAGGGCAGGGCAGGGCAGGGCAGGGCAGAAGCTCATGTCATCATCAAGAAGCTGGTTAAGAGAATCACCGTTGATGGGCGTGAAAAGTTGGTAGATGTATATCTGCACAATGGGAATGTGATCAAAGGGTTTTCACTGGAAGGTGAGCGTAACCTTACCCTGACCTTTGAACAAGCAACTGACGACACACCTGATCAGGATTTCATTGCAGTAATGGGGAAAGAGTTGCCCAAAGTGTTTCCTGCTGAAGAATTTAAGGGAAGGGGTAATCCTGATTTTATAGAATGGCCTGAAGCTGATGAGCCAGACTATCCAAATGCACAAGGTGATAAAAATGAATGA
- a CDS encoding type II toxin-antitoxin system YafO family toxin has protein sequence MPLAINIECCPKLAADGQFKPFYAEFEAYKLKSDTHSRPTTKEQQEYESVSELFGRDRANVDEEHPYYQRQESLSHLHTKQEDSEWEDEDGDRLVQWECTSDSYLIYSYFVFREVRYYYVVDFIDNGAHANWDNAEAKMMWIQEAKAYRESKQEAAA, from the coding sequence ATGCCGCTTGCAATTAATATTGAATGCTGCCCTAAACTTGCTGCTGATGGGCAGTTTAAACCTTTCTATGCTGAGTTTGAAGCTTACAAACTGAAAAGCGATACCCACTCTCGTCCTACCACTAAAGAACAACAAGAGTATGAATCTGTCTCTGAATTGTTTGGTAGAGATCGTGCAAATGTTGATGAAGAACATCCCTATTACCAGAGACAAGAATCTCTTAGTCATCTACACACTAAGCAGGAAGATAGTGAGTGGGAGGACGAAGATGGTGATCGACTTGTTCAATGGGAATGCACAAGTGATAGCTACTTAATCTACTCTTATTTCGTTTTCAGAGAAGTGCGTTACTATTATGTTGTTGATTTCATTGATAATGGTGCTCACGCCAATTGGGATAACGCAGAAGCCAAAATGATGTGGATTCAAGAAGCTAAAGCATACCGCGAATCAAAACAAGAAGCTGCGGCTTAA
- a CDS encoding recombinase family protein, with amino-acid sequence MKLLVSYVRWSTKAQDSGDSLRRQNDMIDAFYRKNSQEYFMSVTHRYVDKGKSGFHQQHKAEGGDFKRMLDNVLSG; translated from the coding sequence ATGAAATTGCTTGTATCTTACGTGCGATGGAGCACCAAGGCCCAAGACTCTGGTGATAGCCTACGTAGGCAGAACGATATGATCGATGCTTTTTATCGTAAGAACAGCCAGGAATATTTCATGTCTGTAACCCATCGTTACGTTGACAAAGGTAAGTCTGGATTCCACCAGCAGCACAAGGCTGAAGGGGGGGATTTCAAGCGCATGTTAGACAATGTTCTGAGTGGGTGA
- a CDS encoding general stress protein, which yields MAEHRGGSGNFAENRERASEAGRKGGKVSGGNFKNDPQRASLAGEKGGRNSRGSRSKTEEH from the coding sequence ATGGCCGAACATCGTGGTGGATCTGGAAATTTCGCTGAGAACCGTGAAAGAGCATCAGAAGCAGGGCGGAAGGGCGGAAAAGTGAGCGGGGGCAACTTCAAAAATGACCCGCAGCGCGCCTCCCTTGCAGGGGAAAAAGGTGGCCGCAACAGTCGCGGCAGCAGAAGCAAAACGGAAGAGCACTGA